A single window of Tiliqua scincoides isolate rTilSci1 chromosome 10, rTilSci1.hap2, whole genome shotgun sequence DNA harbors:
- the DNALI1 gene encoding axonemal dynein light intermediate polypeptide 1, producing MIPPADSLLRYETPVLVSRNTEKRSPKARPLKASPQVTAPPGPVPSPKGKQAPSPAADPTKQAEEILNAILPPREWVEDNQLWIQQVSSTPSTRMDVVHLQEQLDLKLQQRQARETGICPVRRELYSQCFDELIREVTINCAERGLLLLRVRDEIRMTIAAYQTLYESSVAFGMRKALQAEQGKSDTERRIAELEDEKRDLERQVNEQKAKCEAIEKRELERRQVEEKKHTEEVQFLKRTNQQLKAQLEGIIAPKK from the exons ATGATCCCACCGGCGGACTCGTTGCTCCGCTACGAGACGCCGGTGCTGGTCAGCCGCAACACCGAGAAGCGCTCGCCCAAG GCCCGGCCGCTGAAGGCGAGCCCGCAGGTGACCGCGCCCCCGGGGCCGGTGCCCTCGCCCAAGGGCAAGCAGGCGCCCTCGCCCGCCGCCGACCCCACCAAGCAGGCCGAGGAGATCCTCAACGCCATCCTGCCCCCCAG AGAATGGGTAGAAGACAACCAGCTATGGATCCAGCAAGTGTCCAGCACCCCCAGCACACGCATGGATGTGGTGCATCTGCAGGAGCAACTAGACCTCAAACTCCAGCAGCGTCAGGCCCGGGAGACTGGCATCTGCCCTGTGCGGCGAGAACTTTACTCACAGTGCTTCG ATGAGCTGATCCGGGAAGTGACTATCAACTGTGCAGAGAGGGGGCTGCTTTTGCTACGTGTGCGGGATGAGATCCGGATGACAATTGCAGCTTATCAGACCTTGTACGAAAGCAGTGTTGCCTTTGGTATGCGGAAGGCACTGCAGGCTGAACAGGGGAAGTCTGACACCGAAAGAAGA ATTGCAGAGTTAGAGGATGAGAAGCGAGACTTGGAAAGGCAGGTGAATGAACAGAAGGCAAAGTGTGAAGCCATTGAAAAACGGGAACTTGAAAGGCGGCAGGTGGAGGAGAAGAAGCACACAGAGGAGGTCCAGTTCCTGAAGCGAACCAATCAGCAGCTCAAG GCCCAGCTTGAAGGCATCATTGCACCAAAGAAGTAG